The DNA region AGCATCATAAGTTGCAGGAATTCAGGAAGcatggaatcaagcaaaagaaacatttacTCTTTCAAGTTTAAGGATCCCGATCTAAGCAGCTTGCGTGACTTGGTCTCTCAAATGCACCTGGTATACAAAATCAATTTTGGGAAAAACTATGGAAATTTACTCAACATCCTTAACCAAAGAGTGGACCATACATCGTTAATCACCTCAGCCCAATTCTATGACCTACCCTTAAGGTGTTTCACGTTCCAAGATTTCCAGATAGCACCAATGTTGGAAGAATTCGAGCATCTTGTTAGGACTCCCATGAAGAACAAGCCATTGTTTGAAGGGCTGAACGAATCTCTACAACCCAAAGTCATTGCTAAAGCACTTCACATGGACAAGAGAGAAGTTGAGGCTAACCTAGAGGCCAAGGGGAATACTAAAGAGTTCTCACTAAGTTTTCTTTTGGAAAGAGCTTATACCTTATTGAAAGTGGAAAGTTGGGACGCCTGTTACTCTGCTATTGCTTTGGCTATCTATGGCATCATCCTATTCCCAAATATGGATGGTTTTATATACATGGTTGCTATTCGCGTTTTCCTCACTGAAAATCTAgtgcctaccttgttagctgatgTTTGCTACTACATGAGCCATAGGTACACCAAAAATAAGGGAATGATTGCTTATTGTGCTCTTCTCTTATACTAGTGGTTCCTAGAAAATCTTCTAAAGATAGGTGTTTTTGTAGAACAGACAGACGCTAGTTGGCCTCAGAGGTTGGGATCGCTCCGATCCGAAGATCTTTCCTGGTATTCCAAGGAATATATTGGCATGGACATTATATTCAGCTGTGGGGACTTTCCCAATTTACCACTCATCGAAACTCAAGGGTGTGTCAATTCTAACCCGATTTTATCACTAAGACAACTTGGGTACCCAATGGAAGGTCCTCCAGATGTGAGCTCTTTAGAAGCCTTCTTGTTGCTTGACTTGGGAGTTGAGAATCCTAGCCTATTCCAAAGGATCAGAGAGGCTTGGAAAAAGGTCAATCGAAAAGGAAAAGTTGATTTAGAGAGAGTTAATGGGATTACTAAAGAACCGTATTTTCATTGGATAACGGAAAGGGTGGAGGCGATCAGAACGCCATTCGTCACTTGGATACCTGTACCTCTTTCTGAACCTAAACTCACCCATATCCCTATTGAAGAGGTTGATGAACTCAAGGCCACCATGGCAAAAATAGAAAGAGAAAATGAAGAGTTGAAGTTAAAACTCCAATAAGTAACCAATGAGAAAAACACAATGAAGTGGGAACTTGAGAGAAAGGAGGTGCAACTTCAGGAAAATGTGGAAAAATTTAATAAAGAGGAGCATAAAAGGAAAAAGATCAAAGTAGGACTAGAATAAGCCGACCTTTATCTAGATACTCTTAAGGGTCAACTGCGGCAAGCCTAGAAGGAGTGTCAAGAAAATAAGCATTGGCGGAACCTggatgtaacaccccgataaaaatatgataattatttaatttaagttaatagtatatttattaatttaattaaataattggaatattattggattattattattggaataataaagttggaatatatataaaggtcccatttggtaaaaagggttttcacgtgaaagcagagaacacgtaacattgagagaaagagaagaaactgaaaaagggagaagaagaggctgGGGCTCAGGAGGAGAATTCtcgattgttgaaggtcaaagaatcaattgccggattaactcaggtaaggggggtttatcgtcgtttaatgggtattatgggttaacatgtaatgggtagtaataagccattgaattgaccctaattggaatgaggaatgctgtaaatggtgatgaataagttatgttaaaactgtaattgaatctatatgtgggtgagtcgtaaatttctggacgtgtatCTTTTTAaggaattgaaatcggaggtccggaagtcctccgacggtgaaaaatgcgggggattctgcattctgttcgtgttagcgcaggaacagctttctgtcttgcgttaaccggttaacccagggtgttaaccggttaacactgttatgaattatgagaaattgctgtctgtcttgcgttaaccggttaacccagggcgttaaccggttaacactgttaaaatgtgccaggaagcgtgttctgtgttgcgttaaccggttaacctagggcgttaaccggttaacactgttggaaaagtgaaaaattgatatttaaatattgtggacatatttgatgattgacctatattggtgtatgatatagtagggatcatttcccgttgttttgagcagtataggtattagtagagcgtgctaatactgtgatttattatttggcatgacatgatatgattctgtgataaatatgctgataatgtatgatggtatgcataatgctgtgaatatatctattatgtatgcaattgtggatggactgtttatggcttagagtgtgagcatatgtccattgtggattgttgttgatggtggcatgctaggtgatttagcgtgcatagtatggcctttatggtggtagctaattcccatggtgaggaattagtgagtgagttattgtggattgttgttgatgtttgcatgctaggtgatttagcgtgcatagcatagcccttggggtggtagctaattcccatggtgaggaattagtgagtgagtcactaggtctcaaatgagtgggactagtgagcttggtagccgtatctgggtttgatcggtgaggttgaactatgtgttcacgaatagtcagtaccgcatgcatggagtctcattgcataatgtatgtatggcgtataatatgaatggatgtattccaatattatacgtgtgttttgtgttgggttgagtatgattatgattttgagttgatgttgccgttgctgaatgtgtgatctgatttgggtgatgaaatgtgttaaattacttagcattacatgatattttataatgcttattatatcgattgaggaactcacccttacaactatgtttcaggtaacgagcagtgattgagtagaagctagtgcttggagtctagtgtagttccttagtgggtcatgctctggtagatgtaacatcgggacgggatgctttactttgttttcattttggttgttgaacaactttacatgtaatgtgttacatggtttgcatgattgattagatctctatccgctgcgaattgtgcaatgttttattttgattaataaatgagcatgacaagttattatggtgaatggtgtgaagtgtcaagtgtgacacccttaaattgcatatctactctgatttatatttgttgttttaattattattggggtattttagaagggtgttacattagtggtatcagagcctggttggtcgagtcgagtcgtaattattctgtttccctatacgtgataggtgttgtgtaaccctatcagtacttattgttttaactttttgggttttcagaatagagatggatggaagaggtagagacgatgctgcgattactgaggctctgggtatgctagctggagtacttggagggaatccgaatgttgtgggattgggagctgctcgtcaactgagtgagttctagaagaacaatcctccaatgttcaagggagcatacgatccagatggtgctcagaagtggttgaaggagatcgagaggatcttccgagtgactg from Lathyrus oleraceus cultivar Zhongwan6 chromosome 1, CAAS_Psat_ZW6_1.0, whole genome shotgun sequence includes:
- the LOC127112348 gene encoding uncharacterized protein LOC127112348; this encodes MLEEFEHLVRTPMKNKPLFEGLNESLQPKVIAKALHMDKREVEANLEAKGNTKEFSLSFLLERAYTLLKVESWDACYSAIALAIYGIILFPNMDGFIYMVAIRVFLTENLVPTLLADWFLENLLKIGVFVEQTDASWPQRLGSLRSEDLSWYSKEYIGMDIIFSCGDFPNLPLIETQGCVNSNPILSLRQLGYPMEGPPDVSSLEAFLLLDLGVENPSLFQRIREAWKKVNRKGKVDLERVNGITKEPYFHWITERVEAIRTPFVTWIPVPLSEPKLTHIPIEEVDELKATMAKIERENEELKLKLQ